The Haladaptatus cibarius D43 genome window below encodes:
- a CDS encoding ABC transporter substrate-binding protein yields MNTDVSRRGYLRLASTLPATGALAGCLGGKLGRSPIQLGAVLPLSAEGFLGTVAKHHRRAVEQAVVDVNQAGGPLGREIELTVEDTALDPEQAKTALATLSNAGAVGFVGPVVTDISMVLAEELPNKDIFAVSPSSTHPALATAGRSNGTKFFGRTAANDIQQALVMAKVLNSDRYVGAENVATLYVDNSFGAGLADTIEANVSGDVVASIPFPTGRETYARELKQIEDSGADVVAFASEPGNTTVLEALTESSYDGEYVLSEGLLPGEIPPHMDGMYSASVAATNTTGAIELEQKLRDIAPLAAYTQHAYDGLFLMALAIEQAGAATASAISNNLVSVSGGRGQTVSVDDFERAATLIDAGRDVNYQGASSSVDLNENLEPLNAYIIEQVNGSAITELELLRASFFEGRMEQ; encoded by the coding sequence ATGAATACTGATGTGTCGAGACGAGGATACCTCCGTCTCGCCAGCACGCTTCCAGCGACCGGCGCACTCGCCGGTTGTCTGGGTGGGAAACTCGGCCGTTCGCCGATTCAACTCGGCGCGGTGCTTCCGCTTTCGGCCGAGGGCTTTCTCGGAACTGTCGCCAAACACCATCGACGGGCGGTCGAACAGGCGGTCGTCGACGTGAATCAGGCGGGCGGACCACTCGGCCGCGAAATCGAACTCACGGTCGAAGACACCGCGCTCGACCCGGAGCAGGCGAAAACGGCACTGGCAACGCTTTCCAATGCGGGTGCCGTCGGATTCGTCGGCCCGGTTGTCACCGACATTTCGATGGTTCTCGCGGAAGAACTGCCAAACAAAGACATCTTCGCGGTGAGTCCGTCGAGTACGCATCCGGCACTTGCGACGGCGGGACGGTCAAACGGCACGAAATTCTTCGGACGTACTGCCGCCAACGACATTCAGCAAGCGCTCGTGATGGCGAAAGTTCTCAACAGTGATCGCTACGTCGGTGCGGAAAACGTCGCCACCTTGTACGTAGACAACAGTTTCGGCGCGGGACTCGCGGACACCATCGAAGCCAACGTTTCCGGTGACGTAGTCGCCTCCATCCCGTTTCCGACGGGTCGAGAAACGTACGCGAGAGAACTCAAGCAAATCGAAGACTCCGGCGCGGACGTGGTCGCATTCGCCAGCGAACCCGGTAATACGACGGTTCTCGAAGCACTCACCGAGAGTTCGTACGATGGCGAATACGTCCTTAGCGAAGGACTCCTTCCGGGGGAAATTCCGCCGCACATGGATGGCATGTACAGCGCGTCGGTGGCCGCGACGAACACGACCGGCGCTATCGAACTCGAACAGAAACTCCGCGACATCGCGCCGCTCGCGGCCTACACACAGCACGCCTACGACGGGCTGTTTCTGATGGCACTCGCAATCGAACAGGCGGGAGCGGCGACCGCATCCGCCATCAGCAACAACCTCGTCTCCGTTTCAGGTGGACGCGGACAGACGGTTTCTGTCGATGACTTCGAGCGCGCAGCCACGCTCATCGACGCTGGCAGGGACGTGAACTATCAGGGTGCGTCGAGTTCGGTCGATTTGAACGAGAATCTCGAACCTCTCAACGCCTACATCATCGAGCAAGTGAACGGAAGCGCAATCACCGAACTCGAACTCCTGCGTGCGTCCTTTTTCGAAGGGAGGATGGAACAATGA
- a CDS encoding methyl-accepting chemotaxis protein, which produces MTDADDADGSRRGIRSRIEGVLPARIRRSYAAKFGTVLFTILILISSIGFYIHFDTKQLVQEENRTEINNAAKGEAEALHKWVTKKRSTTRFLAESVSANQTDTERQALVERKLIDLPNDVQAIHYVDSQSKTVLASTTDGLVGTTPTETDAAWANKSLSVSDSDGVQVMNPYEENGEPVTAFVAPTSDPNRMVVMTTSLTERSHALSSPIATGDMTVVDGEGTVVLDNQNARVLSGYGDDASAAIADGLSGNSDIKRLSGSDGKSAVMAYTPVVGTDWVLLYQVPVKSAFALQTHVTQNIGVLVAMAVLMLVVVGLSIGRGTAQSLATVSKTADEISAGRLDAELPRTKREDEMGNLFGSFESMHEYLNTVADQADALSRKEFDAPVFEKEVPGEFGETLEEMRTDLRAMVADIERARAEAENAQAEAEASQARAESAQQEAEQLNTALQRKANEFSAVMGQAADGDLTQRMATESPTQPMTDIAREFNQMMDELEATIRDVNEFAETVAAASQEVTASTDEIEQASRQVTESTQLMSEGAVEQSERLEHTAGEMSELSATIEEIAASADQVAESANHAETLGEDGREAAQAAIEEMAAIESGTETTVEHIEELETEIERIGDVVELIRSIADQTNMLALNANIEAASADGSTDGFEVVANEVKELANETKKAVGDIEQRIETVRERAEVTVEDIRETHGAVEDGVVTVNEALESLEEIVVNVEETSVGVEEINDVTDEQAETTADVVAMVDDVSQIGEQTAEEAEDVAAAAEEQTASLGEVSQSAESLARQAESLAATVDDFHVEPQHDENGSDDSQ; this is translated from the coding sequence ATGACTGACGCCGACGACGCAGACGGCTCCCGGCGCGGGATTCGAAGTCGAATCGAGGGAGTACTACCGGCACGAATCCGACGGAGTTACGCCGCGAAGTTCGGAACGGTGTTGTTCACGATACTGATTCTCATCTCGTCTATCGGATTCTACATCCATTTCGACACGAAACAACTCGTGCAGGAGGAGAATCGCACGGAAATCAACAACGCCGCGAAGGGCGAGGCGGAGGCATTGCACAAATGGGTCACGAAGAAGCGTTCGACGACGCGATTCCTCGCCGAATCGGTGTCCGCGAATCAGACGGATACGGAGCGACAGGCGCTCGTCGAACGGAAACTCATCGACCTCCCGAACGACGTGCAGGCGATTCACTACGTCGATAGTCAGAGTAAGACTGTCCTCGCCAGCACGACGGACGGGTTGGTCGGAACGACGCCCACCGAAACTGACGCCGCGTGGGCGAACAAATCGTTATCCGTCTCGGATTCGGACGGCGTCCAAGTGATGAATCCATACGAGGAAAACGGTGAGCCGGTGACGGCGTTCGTCGCGCCGACCAGCGACCCGAATCGAATGGTCGTCATGACGACGTCCCTGACCGAGCGTTCGCACGCTCTTTCGTCGCCGATTGCGACGGGTGACATGACGGTCGTGGACGGGGAAGGAACCGTAGTTCTCGACAATCAGAACGCCCGGGTGCTGTCGGGGTATGGTGACGACGCGAGCGCCGCTATCGCGGACGGCCTATCCGGCAACAGCGACATCAAACGACTGTCTGGTTCGGACGGCAAATCGGCGGTGATGGCGTACACGCCCGTCGTCGGAACAGACTGGGTGCTGCTGTATCAGGTTCCGGTCAAATCCGCATTCGCGCTGCAAACTCACGTTACGCAGAACATCGGGGTTCTCGTGGCGATGGCCGTGCTGATGCTCGTGGTCGTCGGACTCTCCATCGGTCGCGGAACTGCGCAGTCGCTTGCGACCGTTTCGAAGACGGCGGACGAAATTTCTGCCGGGCGACTCGACGCGGAACTCCCGAGAACGAAACGAGAGGACGAGATGGGTAATCTGTTCGGTTCGTTCGAATCCATGCACGAGTACCTGAACACGGTCGCAGACCAAGCCGACGCCCTCTCTCGAAAGGAGTTCGACGCGCCGGTGTTCGAGAAGGAAGTCCCAGGCGAGTTCGGTGAAACGCTCGAAGAGATGCGAACCGACCTCAGAGCAATGGTGGCTGACATCGAGCGCGCTCGCGCCGAAGCCGAAAACGCGCAGGCAGAAGCGGAAGCATCGCAAGCACGGGCGGAGTCGGCACAGCAGGAAGCGGAGCAACTCAATACGGCACTTCAGCGCAAGGCCAACGAGTTCAGTGCGGTGATGGGGCAGGCGGCGGACGGCGACCTCACGCAGCGCATGGCGACGGAAAGTCCGACGCAACCGATGACCGACATCGCCCGCGAGTTCAATCAGATGATGGACGAACTCGAAGCGACGATACGCGACGTAAACGAGTTCGCGGAAACGGTCGCCGCGGCGAGTCAGGAAGTGACCGCGAGCACCGACGAAATCGAACAGGCGAGTCGGCAGGTCACCGAATCGACGCAGTTGATGTCCGAAGGGGCGGTCGAGCAGTCCGAACGCCTCGAACACACCGCAGGCGAAATGAGCGAACTGTCGGCGACCATCGAAGAAATCGCCGCCTCGGCCGACCAAGTCGCCGAATCGGCTAACCACGCGGAAACACTCGGTGAAGACGGTCGGGAGGCGGCGCAGGCCGCAATCGAGGAGATGGCGGCCATCGAATCGGGAACCGAAACGACGGTGGAACACATCGAGGAACTGGAAACCGAAATCGAGCGCATCGGCGACGTGGTGGAACTGATTCGCTCCATCGCCGACCAGACGAACATGCTCGCGCTGAACGCCAACATCGAGGCGGCGAGTGCGGACGGTTCGACCGACGGCTTCGAAGTCGTCGCAAACGAGGTGAAAGAACTCGCCAACGAGACGAAGAAGGCAGTCGGCGACATCGAACAGCGCATCGAAACCGTCAGAGAGCGGGCGGAAGTGACCGTCGAAGACATCAGGGAAACCCACGGCGCGGTCGAAGACGGCGTCGTGACCGTCAACGAGGCGCTGGAATCGCTCGAAGAAATCGTGGTGAACGTCGAAGAGACGAGCGTCGGCGTCGAGGAAATCAACGACGTGACGGACGAACAGGCGGAGACGACCGCGGACGTCGTCGCCATGGTTGACGACGTGAGCCAAATCGGGGAACAGACGGCCGAAGAAGCCGAGGACGTTGCGGCCGCGGCCGAAGAACAAACCGCATCCCTCGGCGAAGTGTCCCAGAGCGCAGAATCGCTCGCTCGACAGGCAGAATCGCTTGCGGCCACGGTTGACGATTTCCACGTCGAACCGCAACACGACGAAAACGGTTCGGACGACTCGCAGTAG
- a CDS encoding YbaK/EbsC family protein — translation MHERASEFEDRAKNEFNFDMDVHEFPEGTKTAEDAAEAVGCDVAQIASSLVFRAGDDLVVVVTSGANRMSEEKLAALRDVPETEVGMADADEIRKTVGWSIGGVPPFCHDSDLPVYLDETLTEFETVWGAAGTPKAVFPIAPDKLRELSGAVVADVSE, via the coding sequence ATGCACGAACGAGCCAGCGAGTTCGAAGACCGCGCGAAAAACGAGTTCAACTTCGACATGGACGTTCACGAGTTTCCGGAAGGGACGAAAACTGCGGAAGATGCCGCGGAGGCAGTCGGCTGTGACGTGGCCCAAATCGCCAGCAGCCTCGTCTTTCGTGCTGGTGACGACCTCGTCGTGGTCGTCACCAGCGGCGCGAATCGGATGAGCGAGGAAAAACTCGCGGCGTTGCGCGACGTTCCCGAAACCGAGGTCGGGATGGCCGACGCCGACGAAATCCGAAAAACCGTCGGCTGGTCGATTGGCGGCGTGCCGCCCTTTTGTCACGACAGCGACCTGCCCGTCTATCTGGACGAGACGCTCACCGAATTCGAGACGGTGTGGGGGGCGGCGGGGACGCCGAAAGCCGTGTTTCCGATTGCGCCCGATAAACTGCGGGAGTTGTCGGGTGCGGTTGTCGCTGACGTGAGCGAGTAA
- a CDS encoding DUF4149 domain-containing protein — MTLLETGLLLVLNATLGMWLGAMIFFSFIGAPTTFDVLDDGAGTVVNAIFPKYYVFGELLGFTAVSAATIAGSQDVLGSIAALAVGPLVLVALAATIYARAKLIPKMEEAGDDGFAKYHKQSVILNGITMLAVASALVLTHL, encoded by the coding sequence ATGACCCTCCTCGAAACGGGACTGCTGTTAGTGTTGAACGCGACCCTCGGAATGTGGCTCGGAGCGATGATTTTCTTCTCGTTCATCGGCGCGCCGACGACGTTCGACGTGCTGGACGACGGTGCGGGGACTGTTGTCAATGCCATCTTCCCAAAATACTACGTGTTCGGCGAACTGCTCGGATTTACGGCGGTCAGCGCCGCGACAATCGCCGGAAGTCAGGACGTGCTCGGTTCGATTGCCGCACTCGCGGTCGGCCCGCTCGTGCTAGTGGCACTCGCCGCGACGATTTACGCTCGCGCCAAACTCATCCCGAAGATGGAGGAAGCGGGAGACGACGGCTTTGCGAAGTATCACAAGCAGTCCGTGATTCTGAACGGAATCACCATGCTCGCGGTGGCTAGCGCGCTGGTTCTCACCCATCTCTGA
- a CDS encoding GIY-YIG nuclease family protein produces the protein MKGTYTLLVELTDSTEIEFGAKETRELDFGWYAYTGSAFGQGGFSRVARHARVASRENEARHWHIDYLLGSSESRLVEDVRTAEEDVECEIARKLDAEISPVSGIGASDCDCATHLHFASEKPILESAVRRAHELAGK, from the coding sequence ATGAAAGGAACGTACACCTTGCTGGTCGAACTCACCGACTCCACGGAAATCGAATTTGGTGCGAAAGAAACGAGAGAACTCGATTTCGGGTGGTACGCCTACACTGGAAGTGCCTTCGGGCAAGGCGGTTTCTCGCGCGTGGCGCGCCACGCGCGAGTCGCGTCCCGGGAGAACGAGGCCCGCCACTGGCACATCGACTATCTCCTGGGCAGTTCGGAATCGCGGTTGGTTGAGGATGTGCGAACCGCCGAGGAAGATGTAGAGTGCGAAATCGCGCGAAAACTCGATGCGGAGATTTCACCGGTTTCCGGAATCGGAGCGTCGGACTGCGATTGTGCAACCCATCTCCATTTTGCCTCGGAAAAACCCATCCTCGAATCGGCGGTTCGGCGGGCGCACGAACTGGCAGGAAAGTAA
- a CDS encoding acetate--CoA ligase family protein, which produces MGDRVLSDLFAPSRVAVVGATESEGSIGRAIVTNLRDDFDGETVPVNPNYDEVFGLDCYPDLASAPDVDLAVVVVPPHIAVDVVRGAGEAGIENVVVITAGFGETGSEGAARERELQEVAEEYDINLVGPNSLGVMSTPLGLNATFGPENALSGSMSFMSQSGAFITAVLDWANDEGLGFKDVVSLGNKAVLDETDFVRAWGNDPDTDVILAYLEGVEDGGEFISSAREATDDTPIVMVKSGRTDAGAQAVSSHTGTLAGSDRAYEAGLEQAGVLRVDNVQELFDFAQILAGQPLPEKDDVAIVTNAGGPGVMTTDAVGDSNLSLASFSEETLSALSDALPEEANIYNPIDTIGDANIDRFREAVDIALADENVGCAVVLSAPTAVLDYDELAEVIGELQTKHGKPVAAAMMGGERTEGAKEVLREDGIPNYFDPARAVRSLDALATFRDISGREYEEPTEFEVDEERAREILSRAKDRGDNRLGVEAMDLLSAYGIPTPEGSIAETPENAVSAAQDIEDEVVMKIVSPDILHKSDIGGVKVGVENEDVYDAYEDLVTRARNYQPDATILGVQVQEMVNLDSGTETIIGMNRDPQFGPLLLFGLGGIFVEIIEDTTFRVAPVSEREAGEMVNDIETAPLLRGARGRDPADVGSIVESIQRLSQLVTDFPAILELDVNPLVATPDGVQAIDIRLTVDTDEL; this is translated from the coding sequence ATGGGTGATCGCGTACTTTCAGATCTTTTCGCGCCGTCGCGCGTCGCAGTCGTCGGAGCCACGGAAAGCGAAGGCTCCATCGGTCGCGCAATCGTGACGAACCTGCGCGACGACTTCGACGGCGAGACGGTGCCGGTGAACCCGAACTACGACGAGGTGTTCGGGCTGGATTGCTACCCCGACCTCGCGTCCGCGCCCGACGTAGATCTCGCGGTGGTGGTCGTCCCGCCACACATCGCAGTCGATGTCGTGCGCGGTGCGGGCGAGGCGGGCATCGAAAACGTCGTCGTCATCACCGCTGGGTTCGGCGAGACGGGAAGCGAAGGGGCGGCACGAGAACGAGAATTGCAGGAAGTTGCCGAGGAGTACGACATCAACCTCGTCGGCCCGAACAGCCTCGGGGTGATGAGCACGCCGCTCGGCCTGAACGCGACGTTCGGGCCGGAAAACGCCCTGTCCGGGTCGATGTCGTTCATGAGCCAGTCGGGCGCGTTCATCACCGCGGTGCTCGACTGGGCCAACGACGAAGGACTCGGCTTCAAGGACGTCGTCTCACTCGGTAACAAGGCCGTGTTGGACGAGACGGATTTCGTCCGGGCGTGGGGGAACGACCCCGATACCGATGTCATTCTCGCCTATCTCGAAGGTGTCGAGGACGGCGGGGAATTCATCTCGTCCGCGCGCGAGGCGACGGACGACACCCCAATCGTGATGGTCAAGTCGGGCCGAACCGACGCTGGGGCGCAGGCCGTCTCCTCGCACACCGGAACCCTCGCGGGAAGCGACCGGGCCTACGAAGCAGGCCTCGAACAGGCGGGCGTTCTGCGGGTGGACAACGTCCAAGAACTGTTCGACTTCGCCCAGATTTTGGCGGGCCAACCGCTTCCCGAGAAGGACGACGTGGCAATCGTCACGAACGCGGGCGGGCCGGGCGTGATGACCACCGACGCGGTGGGCGATTCGAACCTCTCGCTGGCGTCGTTTTCGGAGGAAACGCTCTCGGCCCTGTCGGATGCTCTGCCCGAGGAGGCGAACATCTACAATCCAATCGACACCATCGGGGACGCAAACATCGACCGTTTCCGCGAAGCGGTCGATATCGCGCTGGCCGACGAAAACGTCGGTTGTGCGGTCGTGCTTTCGGCACCGACCGCCGTACTCGACTACGACGAACTCGCCGAGGTAATCGGCGAACTCCAGACAAAGCACGGCAAACCGGTCGCCGCGGCGATGATGGGCGGCGAACGAACCGAGGGCGCGAAAGAAGTTCTCCGCGAGGACGGGATTCCGAACTACTTCGACCCGGCCCGTGCGGTTCGAAGCTTAGACGCTCTCGCCACGTTCCGCGACATCAGCGGGCGTGAATACGAGGAACCGACCGAATTCGAAGTTGACGAAGAACGCGCACGGGAAATCCTCTCGCGGGCGAAAGACCGCGGCGACAACCGTCTCGGCGTGGAAGCGATGGATTTGCTTTCGGCCTACGGAATCCCGACGCCGGAGGGAAGCATCGCGGAAACTCCGGAAAACGCGGTTTCGGCCGCACAGGACATCGAGGACGAAGTCGTGATGAAAATCGTTTCGCCCGACATCCTGCACAAATCCGACATCGGCGGGGTGAAAGTCGGGGTGGAAAACGAGGATGTGTACGACGCCTACGAAGACCTCGTGACGCGGGCACGCAACTACCAACCCGACGCGACGATTCTCGGCGTGCAAGTCCAAGAGATGGTGAACCTCGATTCGGGCACCGAAACCATCATCGGGATGAACCGCGACCCGCAGTTCGGCCCGCTCTTGCTGTTCGGACTGGGCGGCATCTTCGTGGAAATCATCGAGGACACGACGTTCCGGGTCGCACCCGTGAGCGAACGCGAGGCCGGAGAGATGGTGAACGACATCGAAACCGCACCACTGCTTCGAGGGGCGCGAGGCCGCGACCCCGCAGACGTGGGGAGCATCGTGGAGAGCATTCAACGTTTGTCGCAACTCGTCACCGACTTCCCCGCGATTCTGGAACTCGACGTGAATCCACTCGTCGCAACCCCCGACGGCGTGCAAGCTATCGACATTCGACTGACCGTGGACACCGACGAACTATGA
- a CDS encoding phosphotransacetylase family protein produces MNTILVTATEESTGKTAVALALARLAQERGLSVSYMKPKGTRLQSNVGKTLDEDPMLARELLGLDAEMHELEPIVYSPTFIQQAIRGRESPEELREQVRENFDSLAEDNDLMIIEGGGKLTTGGIVELTDPDVAELLDAEVLLLSHYRNGSDVDDLLAAVNDVGDRLSGVLFNAVTNTDFDPLDTDVVPFLEGRDIPVLGVVPRQQDLAGVTVGQLATELNADVLTGGDTDAFVERFLVGAMSGDKALRHLRRTKDAVLVTGGDRPDLQTVALEAPGVKCLILTGGFRPPGAVIGKAEEKDVPILLVQGDTLTAIERAEDVVRSGRTRDEETVERMRGLLHDHADVDALLGNAKSDTTDTEEREE; encoded by the coding sequence ATGAACACGATACTCGTCACAGCAACCGAAGAAAGCACAGGCAAGACCGCCGTCGCCCTCGCTCTGGCGCGACTCGCACAGGAGCGCGGGCTGTCGGTGAGCTACATGAAACCGAAGGGAACCCGACTCCAGAGCAACGTCGGCAAGACGCTGGACGAAGACCCGATGTTGGCCCGCGAACTGCTCGGACTGGACGCGGAGATGCACGAACTCGAACCAATCGTCTACTCGCCGACGTTCATCCAGCAGGCGATTCGAGGCCGCGAGAGTCCCGAGGAACTCCGCGAACAGGTTCGGGAAAACTTCGACTCGCTGGCCGAAGACAACGATTTGATGATAATCGAGGGTGGCGGTAAACTCACGACGGGCGGCATCGTCGAACTCACCGACCCCGACGTGGCCGAACTACTGGATGCAGAGGTTCTACTCCTCTCGCACTACCGAAACGGAAGCGACGTTGACGACCTCCTCGCGGCGGTAAACGACGTCGGCGACCGACTGTCCGGCGTACTGTTCAACGCCGTGACGAACACGGATTTCGACCCGCTGGATACCGACGTGGTTCCGTTCCTCGAAGGCCGGGACATTCCCGTTCTCGGCGTCGTTCCGCGCCAGCAAGACCTCGCGGGGGTCACGGTCGGCCAGTTGGCCACCGAACTCAACGCCGACGTGCTGACGGGAGGCGACACCGACGCCTTCGTAGAGCGGTTCCTCGTCGGCGCGATGAGCGGCGACAAGGCGCTTCGCCACCTCCGTCGCACGAAAGACGCTGTTCTCGTCACGGGCGGCGACCGCCCAGACCTGCAAACCGTCGCGCTGGAAGCGCCCGGCGTCAAGTGTTTGATTTTGACCGGCGGCTTTCGACCGCCGGGCGCGGTCATCGGAAAGGCGGAAGAAAAGGATGTCCCCATCCTGCTCGTACAGGGCGACACCCTGACGGCAATCGAACGCGCAGAAGACGTGGTGCGTAGCGGTCGAACCCGCGACGAGGAAACGGTCGAACGAATGCGAGGGCTTCTGCACGACCACGCAGACGTGGATGCACTGCTCGGGAACGCAAAAAGCGATACGACGGACACCGAAGAACGAGAGGAATAA
- a CDS encoding FAD-dependent monooxygenase: MAERGEETATKNADVVVVGAGPGGCVLSYLLARSGVETVLLERHSDLDREFRGYLFQPLVLRLFDQIDILDDVRSLDHDEVRRPALTVFGHSHEVVDFSRLSSPYEYGILMEQPPLLRLLIDRANEFENFEFRPATTVSDLLREDDTVVGVRGTDRERDEEIELRSRLVVGADGRYSTVRETAGIDAGPLDSKVELLWFKLPADAVQSAAQGRIESEGIVLYFGLGEEEAQAGWFIEKGTYPEIRERGIDHLRRNVGAVEPTLARHLTSFDQCSLLHIEPGISEKWVDDGLLLLGDAAHVASPVGGQGNGLAIQDAVVAHSTIVNALDGSGSGTIPRARLGRFESVRRPAVEEVVRLQRRGERALSWYVLHRDSIPGWVAAPLARTLFTVAPKTPGFWRAWETFALGDREISVDTEAFRS, translated from the coding sequence ATGGCCGAACGCGGGGAGGAAACGGCCACAAAAAATGCGGATGTGGTCGTCGTCGGTGCCGGGCCGGGCGGCTGTGTGTTAAGCTACCTCCTCGCCAGAAGCGGCGTCGAAACCGTACTGCTGGAGCGCCATTCCGATCTCGACCGCGAGTTTCGCGGCTACTTGTTCCAACCACTCGTTTTGCGACTGTTCGACCAGATTGATATTTTGGACGACGTGCGCTCGCTCGACCACGACGAAGTCCGCCGACCCGCTTTGACCGTCTTCGGACATTCACACGAGGTCGTGGATTTCTCTCGGTTGTCGTCACCGTACGAGTACGGAATTTTGATGGAACAACCGCCACTGCTTCGACTGCTCATCGACCGGGCGAACGAGTTCGAGAACTTCGAATTTCGACCCGCAACGACCGTTTCCGACCTCCTGCGCGAAGATGACACGGTCGTGGGCGTCCGTGGAACCGACCGTGAACGAGACGAAGAAATCGAACTGCGAAGTCGCCTCGTCGTCGGTGCCGACGGACGGTATTCGACCGTTCGGGAAACCGCCGGAATCGACGCGGGACCACTGGATTCGAAAGTGGAACTGCTGTGGTTCAAGCTTCCGGCAGATGCGGTTCAGTCCGCGGCACAGGGACGAATTGAAAGCGAGGGAATAGTTCTTTACTTCGGACTGGGGGAAGAGGAAGCACAAGCAGGATGGTTCATCGAGAAGGGAACGTATCCCGAGATTCGGGAGCGCGGAATCGACCACCTTCGGCGGAACGTCGGGGCGGTCGAACCGACGCTTGCCCGCCACCTCACGAGTTTCGACCAATGTTCGCTCCTGCACATCGAACCCGGCATCAGCGAAAAATGGGTCGATGACGGATTGCTCTTGCTCGGCGACGCGGCGCACGTCGCCTCGCCGGTCGGTGGGCAGGGGAATGGTCTGGCGATTCAGGATGCCGTGGTCGCCCATTCGACAATCGTGAACGCACTGGACGGGAGCGGTAGCGGCACGATTCCGAGGGCACGACTTGGCCGGTTCGAGTCGGTTCGTCGTCCCGCCGTCGAAGAAGTGGTTCGACTGCAACGACGCGGCGAACGAGCGCTGTCGTGGTACGTGCTCCACCGCGATTCGATTCCGGGATGGGTCGCCGCACCACTCGCTCGGACGCTGTTTACAGTTGCGCCGAAAACGCCCGGTTTCTGGCGAGCGTGGGAGACGTTTGCGCTCGGAGACAGGGAGATATCGGTCGATACCGAAGCGTTCAGGTCGTAA
- a CDS encoding NAD(P)-dependent alcohol dehydrogenase yields the protein MHVAVLDEPGSLRVEARERPEPDRDEILVNVRQIGICGSDVHYYEHGKIGDYVVESTLVLGHESAGEVVAVGENADEDFEPGDRIALEPGVPCRRCTHCKRGEYNLCPDVTFMATPPDDGAFAEYVAWPADFAYRLPDSVSLREGALCEPLSVGIHAVRRGNVGVGDSVLVTGCGPIGLLAMEAVRAVGATDVFISDVIPEKLQLAESRGADAVIDVRETEIEGAVAELTDGDGVDVVIEASGAEPAIRSTIDAVRRGGTIVLIGLAQDAEIPLDTGKIIDNELDLFGSFRYRNTYPAAIELLADGVVDVEGIVDFELGLEEIGDAFERAKERKTVKGMITT from the coding sequence ATGCACGTCGCAGTCCTCGACGAACCGGGGTCGCTCCGCGTCGAAGCACGCGAACGCCCCGAACCCGACCGGGACGAAATACTGGTCAACGTCCGCCAAATCGGCATCTGCGGGTCGGACGTTCACTACTACGAACACGGGAAAATCGGCGACTACGTGGTCGAATCGACCCTCGTCCTCGGGCACGAAAGTGCGGGCGAAGTGGTCGCAGTCGGCGAAAACGCCGACGAGGACTTCGAACCGGGCGACAGAATCGCCCTCGAACCCGGCGTTCCGTGCCGTCGCTGTACACACTGCAAGCGCGGCGAGTACAACCTCTGTCCCGACGTGACGTTTATGGCGACCCCGCCGGACGACGGCGCGTTCGCGGAATACGTCGCGTGGCCCGCCGACTTCGCCTATCGACTTCCCGACTCGGTGTCACTGCGCGAAGGTGCGCTCTGTGAACCTCTCAGCGTCGGGATTCACGCCGTCCGTCGCGGCAACGTCGGGGTCGGTGATTCGGTTCTCGTCACGGGATGCGGGCCAATCGGCCTGCTGGCGATGGAGGCAGTCCGTGCCGTCGGAGCAACCGACGTGTTCATCTCCGACGTGATTCCGGAGAAACTCCAACTGGCCGAATCACGCGGCGCGGACGCCGTCATCGACGTTCGGGAGACGGAAATCGAAGGTGCTGTCGCGGAACTCACCGACGGCGACGGCGTCGATGTCGTCATCGAAGCCTCGGGCGCGGAACCAGCGATTCGTTCGACAATCGACGCGGTTCGACGGGGCGGAACCATCGTCCTCATCGGACTCGCACAGGACGCGGAAATCCCGCTCGATACGGGCAAAATCATCGACAACGAACTGGACTTGTTCGGGTCGTTTCGCTACCGGAACACGTACCCTGCGGCTATCGAACTGCTGGCTGACGGCGTAGTCGATGTAGAAGGAATCGTGGATTTCGAGTTGGGACTAGAGGAAATTGGAGACGCATTCGAGCGAGCAAAGGAAAGAAAGACGGTGAAAGGAATGATTACGACCTGA